One part of the Sardina pilchardus chromosome 5, fSarPil1.1, whole genome shotgun sequence genome encodes these proteins:
- the LOC134080436 gene encoding transgelin-like: MANKGPAYGLSREVQSKIDKKYDPELEERLVSWIMAQCDSDVGSPEPGKTGFQNWLKDGCVLGHLINSLYTANKPIKKVQTSGMAFKQMELISQFLNAAERFGVTKTDMFQTVDLWEGKDLAAVQRTLMALGSLAVTKDEGLYKGDPAWFHKKSQENRREFTDEQLKEGQSVIGLQMGTNKGASQAGMTGYGRPRQIL, translated from the exons ATGGCAAACAAAGGTCCCGCGTACGGCTTGAGCCGCGAGGTGCAGAGCAAGATCGACAAGAAGTACGACCCCGAGCTGGAGGAGCGGCTGGTCAGCTGGATCATGGCCCAGTGCGACTCAGACGTGGGCTCGCCAGAGCCCGGCAAAACCGGCTTCCAGAACTGGCTGAAGGACGGATGT GTGCTGGGTCATCTTATCAACTCCCTCTACACTGCCAATAAGCCCATCAAGAAGGTGCAGACCTCGGGGATGGCCTTCAAGCAGATGGAACTGATCTCCCAGTTCCTCAACGCTGCCGAACGCTTCGGCGTCACCAAGACCGACATGTTCCAGACAGTAGACCTCTGGGAGG gTAAGGACTTAGCGGCTGTACAGAGAACACTGATGGCACTCGGCAGCTTGGCCGTGACAAAGGATGAGGGCCTGTACAAAGGCGACCCTGCCTGGTTCCACAA GAAATCCCAGGAGAACAGGAGGGAGTTCACTGACGAGCAGCTCAAAGAGGGGCAGAGCGTGATCGGCCTTCAGATGGGCACCAACAAGGGGGCATCACAAGCTGGCATGACAGGCTATGGCCGGCCCAGACAGATCCTGTAA